From the Coffea eugenioides isolate CCC68of chromosome 1, Ceug_1.0, whole genome shotgun sequence genome, the window TTCTAAGATACTTGGATACAGACTATTCAAGTACTGAAGTACTTCGTTCAACTTGTTGAATATAAGAAAAGCCATGGGATTCCCTTAGTAGTCATCACCAGCAAGAGTATATGTACACCATCATGTTATTTCGCTGTAGCTGTATAAAACAGTTTATGTGTTTACAATGCATCTGCAAAAGCTTTATTGACTGTAAAGTTGTGATTTAAAGTGAATAATGGTTTGACTTCTTTTAGTCCATGTCAATTTTTGACGTGTAAACAGGCCAAAATATTGGACAGAAGTATTGTGGATAGCCTTGTGTAGACCAACCAATTTTGGAGCTGTTATAATGTATTTGCATGACTGTGATAGCAAGAAGCATTAGGCATCTCTTCTGTCAGAGTCTCGTCCCTTCACCTTAGAGGTTCAGTTATTTTTAGTTGTTGCCTAGAAAGTTGTCAGAATGGTGGATTTCCAAGCAAATGTTCTCTCCTGTCTCACGATCTCTCTTGGCTTCCTCTCACTAATATACTTCATCTTTCGGAAATACTCTTCTGCACCCAACTGTGCTCCATCTCCTCAGTCATACCCTCTGGTTGGAAATATCATTGGCTTCCTCCTCAACCGCCACCGCTTCCATGATTGGGTTGCTGAAATGCTTTCATGCACCCCAGATCTTACTCTTCAGGTCAATGGCTTCCTTGGCCTTTCTCATGGCATTTGCACTGCCAACCCTGTCAATCTTGACCATCTTCTTCGGTCCAATTTTTCTAATTACGTGAAAGGCTCCCGTTTCCATAATGTACTACAAGATCTTCTTGGTGATGGCATCTTCAAAGTTGATGGTGAACTCTGGTCTTCACAACGCAAAATTGCCAGCCATGAGTTTAACACCAAATCTCTCAAGCATTTCATCTCAAGCACTGTCCAAGGTCAAATTTCAAACCGCTTGATTCCATACCTATCCTTCGCATGTGATAAGGAAGAAGTCATCGATTTACAAGAGGTTTTTCGCAGGTTTGCATTCGATAACATATGCAACGTTGCATTTGGTGTTGACCCTGCATGGTTAGACTTGAACAAGGTTGATCACAACTCACGGAATTTGTCATTTGTCTGTGCATTTGATCATGCCGTGGAGGTTAGTTCAGACAGGTTTATGTCACCTTTACCTGCAATATGGAAGATGAAGAGGCTTCTGAATATTGGTAGTGAAAAACAATACAATGAAGACATTCAAGTAATAAATGATTATGCCATGGATATTATACGATCCAAAGAGAAAATGCGCCTGAACCAAGAGGGAAATGAGCTGGGACAGAATCAAGATTTGTTATCTAGGTTTATGGATTCAGTGTCAAATCTCGGATTTCATAATCAAGATGAAAAGAGGAAGTTCTTGAGAGATATAGTGATCAGCTTCATACTTGCAGGTATGGATTATACAGCTGCTGTATATTTTTCACATTAGTATATATGGCTTTATGACAGGAATTTGTTA encodes:
- the LOC113749349 gene encoding cytochrome P450 94A1-like; the encoded protein is MVDFQANVLSCLTISLGFLSLIYFIFRKYSSAPNCAPSPQSYPLVGNIIGFLLNRHRFHDWVAEMLSCTPDLTLQVNGFLGLSHGICTANPVNLDHLLRSNFSNYVKGSRFHNVLQDLLGDGIFKVDGELWSSQRKIASHEFNTKSLKHFISSTVQGQISNRLIPYLSFACDKEEVIDLQEVFRRFAFDNICNVAFGVDPAWLDLNKVDHNSRNLSFVCAFDHAVEVSSDRFMSPLPAIWKMKRLLNIGSEKQYNEDIQVINDYAMDIIRSKEKMRLNQEGNELGQNQDLLSRFMDSVSNLGFHNQDEKRKFLRDIVISFILAGKDSTSTALTWFFWLISGHPQYEQLIYSELLATIATSPEKAPESLSYDELKKLHFLHAALSESLRLFPPVPINSRLTVSKDTLSTGTFVGKGWFADYSAYAAGRMERLWGPDCREFRPERWLDEDGVFQPCDQFKFPVFHCGPRMCLGKDMAYMQMKSVAASVIYSFEVKAVDGGGLPERIFHPPYTLSLLLKMSGGLPVKLKKRQLTTSSWTQK